From one Humulus lupulus chromosome 8, drHumLupu1.1, whole genome shotgun sequence genomic stretch:
- the LOC133795948 gene encoding FCS-Like Zinc finger 8 codes for MAESDSESESLSDVLSLRHISSSLFNIPGFFVGFGSKGSSESDSIRSPTSPLDIGVFSNLRNPASLRYNRSSSENGHKKEWNCSKVVGLGIVNSLVDNTTGGGLDIPKQKNILFGLQVKTNTTNSLKLYHDSSLKSKSLPTNYIASRLSQIKCLSPHLVSSSVAFGREIPLESESLDNTQLCFSDSTVPSSLVSLTYNHNLRSENFCPEVKTRMSSPSVIGTTSSEVKNSLDMKTSTLPIPIEPSQGFVGSLSAKEIELSEDYTCIISHGPNPKTIHIFGDCVLECHTNESNNFGKREELGVVSPQAANNSEGLAPITSDEALKFCHSCKRRLETDEDIYLDRGEQAFCSLDCCPEEILEEETGRSYQNSAGSSPGSSFHEDVFLLGMPVAM; via the exons ATGGCTGAATCTGATTCAGAGTCCGAATCCCTATCAGATGTGTTGAGCCTGAGGCATATAAGCAGCTCACTTTTCAATATCCCTGGTTTCTTTGTAGGGTTTGGAAGTAAAGGTTCATCCGAGTCTGATTCAATCAGGAGTCCTACTTCTCCTCTTGATATTGGAGTATTTTCAAACTTAAGGAATCCTGCAAGTCTTCGATATAATCGATCATCATCTGAAAATGGACATAAAAAGGAGTGGAATTGCAGTAAAGTAGTGGGCCTTGGCATTGTCAATTCACTTGTTGATAATACAACAGGTGGAGGTCTTGATATACCAAAGCAGAAGAACATACTTTTTGGACTCCAAGTTAAGACTAATACCACTAATTCCTTAAAACTTTACCATGATTCTTCGTTGAAATCCAAATCATTGCCTACAAACTATATAGCCTCACGGCTTTCCCAAATCAAGTGTCTCAGTCCCCATTTGGTTAGCAGCAGTGTTGCCTTTGGTAGAGAAATTCCATTAGAATCTGAATCATTAGACAATACTCAACTATGTTTCTCAGATTCAACTGTTCCTTCTTCACTAGTCAGCCTGACCTATAATCACAACTTGAGGTCTGAAAACTTCTGTCCAGAAGTTAAAACTAGAATGAGTTCACCATCAGTAATTGGCACAACAAGTTCGGAAGTAAAAAATTCTTTGGATATGAAAACAAGTACTCTTCCAATACCTATCGAGCCCAGCCAGGGATTTGTGGGCTCTCTTTCTGCAAAGGAGATAGAATTGTCTGAAGACTATACTTGTATAATTTCCCATGGTCCAAATCCCAAAACAATTCATATCTTTGGTGACTGTGTTTTAGAATGTCACACAAACGAGTCAAACAATTTTGGTAAGAGGGAAGAATTAGGAGTCGTATCACCTCAAGCAGCCAATAACTCGGAGGGATTAGCCCCTATTACTTCTGATGAAGCTTTGAAATTTTGTCACTCCTGCAAGAGAAGGCTGGAAACTGATGAAGACATCTACTTGGACAG AGGTGAGCAAGCCTTTTGCAGTTTGGATTGCTGCCCCGAGGAGATCTTGGAAGAGGAAACAGGGAGAAGTTACCAAAATTCTGCAGGAAGCTCTCCTGGTTCAAGCTTCCATGAAGATGTCTTCTTGTTGGGCATGCCCGTTGCTATGTGA